The DNA region CCACTCTGCCAGCACCAGAAGTGTCCAAAGCTGCACGCCATAGTTACGCTCGCCCTTTCGGTGGGCTTCAAAGAGCCGCTTGATATACTTTTTGCTAAAGAGGTTGAGCGACATCAAACCTGACCCTAAGATGCGCGCTTCGGCAATTGGCGAGAGTTTCCCGCTTCGTAGCCATTCACTGGAAGGCGCAGCAAAGCCTTGCTTTTTGCGATAGATAATGTTGCGTGGGATAATACCTTCTGCGGCTTTTTTCAGAATGTATTTTGGCTCACCACGCTTTACCTTCAAGCTCTCTGGAATGCGAAAGGCGAACTCGACTAACCTGTGGTCAAGGAAAGGCACGCGTGCTTCAATTGAGACAGCCATAGACATTTTGTCGACACGCATGAGCAGCAGCTCCGCTAATCGGCTCTTAAACTCGGCATAAATCATTTTGCGCAAGTAGTCCTCGCCGCGTGCATCAGGCAGCAGTCGCTCTAACTCTGCAAAGAACTTCTCTGCAATTCGGCCGCTGGATTGCATCTTGCGGCGGAAAGAATCCAGCAGCAAATGCTTCTTCATTTCTTCGGTAAAGCTCACAGCCCCGCCATAGAAGGGAATATCGTTTTCACTAGCACGCCTTGCATATTCAGTGGGCAAGGAATCACCGCGCAAAGTTTTAGCAGCTTGGTAAGCGAGGTCTTTTATGGCTTGTGGCAAAAGGGAGTGATAGTAGTTGTAATAGCGCCATTCGCGTAGATAGTGCAGGTAACCGGAGAATTCTTCGTCAGAGCCTTCACCGACCTGCACCACAATCGTGCCCGAGTCGCGTGCAAGTTTGCTCACAAAATAAAGGGGCACGCAAACAGGGTCAGCATTTGGTTCATCCTGATGCCAAACCATTTTCGGCAAAAAGTCAATCGCATCTTGTTCTGTGAGAAGAATTTCGTGATGATTGGTGGCAAACTCCTTAGCGATTTGTCGGGCGTATTCGAGTTCGTTGTATTTCTCTAAATCTTTGAAGCCGACGGTAAAGGTCTCCACGGGGCGTGACATCAGTTCTGACATCAGTGCCACATTCATTGAGGAGTCAATACCACCCGAGAGCATCACACCGAAGGGCACGTCGGACATCATTCGCAGTTTAATGGAGTCGCGAAGCAGACGCCGAATGTGCTCTACGCAAAACGATTCTACATAGAATTTTTCCTGTGGAAAATGCTCGGTCTCGTGGGTTAAGTCCCAATACT from Chloroherpetonaceae bacterium includes:
- the asnB gene encoding asparagine synthase (glutamine-hydrolyzing), with product MCGIVGIFNYSGSPLLLSEEILRAMTAEMVHRGPDDEGIYLSPDCKIGLGFRRLAIIDLSPAGHQPMSNALNSKNPEGDIWLVFNGEIYNHLELRKELEKKGYRYKGRSDTETILYAYQEWGIECVSKFYGMFAIALWDSRSQELYLIRDRIGVKPLYYSFQHGALFFASEIKAMLKHPSITRELNLQGLYDYLSLLTTPPGETMFKGIYKLEAGHYAIINRHGEMRKVKYWDLTHETEHFPQEKFYVESFCVEHIRRLLRDSIKLRMMSDVPFGVMLSGGIDSSMNVALMSELMSRPVETFTVGFKDLEKYNELEYARQIAKEFATNHHEILLTEQDAIDFLPKMVWHQDEPNADPVCVPLYFVSKLARDSGTIVVQVGEGSDEEFSGYLHYLREWRYYNYYHSLLPQAIKDLAYQAAKTLRGDSLPTEYARRASENDIPFYGGAVSFTEEMKKHLLLDSFRRKMQSSGRIAEKFFAELERLLPDARGEDYLRKMIYAEFKSRLAELLLMRVDKMSMAVSIEARVPFLDHRLVEFAFRIPESLKVKRGEPKYILKKAAEGIIPRNIIYRKKQGFAAPSSEWLRSGKLSPIAEARILGSGLMSLNLFSKKYIKRLFEAHRKGERNYGVQLWTLLVLAEWYAQHFEHQSA